Genomic segment of Primulina tabacum isolate GXHZ01 chromosome 11, ASM2559414v2, whole genome shotgun sequence:
CCGATCAAGGCCGTGATCGGATAAGCATTTAGCTGCTGTTTCGGCGAAGTGTTTCAAGCATTCCAGATTGATCTCCCCTCTGATATGTTGATCCACAATTTGCTCTAGAGTACCTCTCTTGTGATTTGAAAGTGCCCAATCTGCTAAACTAACTTGTTCTTTCGGAAGGTTTGGGTTAAGGGCTGGCCTTCCACACAACACTTCAAAAAGTACGACCCCGAAAGAGTACACATCTGATTTATCTGTCAGCTGCTGTCTCCGGAAGTACTCCGGATCCAAGTACCCGAAACTTCCTTTCACTATCGTGCTTATGTGCGTCTGATGGAGGGTAGGACCGGTTTTCGAGAGCCCGAAATCCGAAACCTTTGCAACCCATTTCTCGTCTAGAAGAATGTTTGTGCTCTTTACGTCCCGATGAATGATCGTGTACCTTGCACCCGTATGAAGGTAGTGGATCCCTCTTGCAGCACCAATGCATATATCCAATCTTTGTCTCCAAGTTAAGGGGGGATTTTCGCCATTGTAAAGATGTTCGCGCAGCGTCCCGTTACCCATATAGTCGTAGACTAGTATCATCTCGTCGTTTTCTTCACAAGCACCGATCAACGAGACCAAATGCCGGTGCCTTAGTTTAGAGAGCAACTCGATTTCATTCAAGAATTCATGGACACCTTGTTCGGAAGAGGGGTTCGCTCGCTTGATGGCAACTTTCTTCGTATTCCCATTGATGAATCCCCTGTAGACCTTCCCAAATCCTCCAAAACCAATTACACTAGACTCGCTAAAATTATCGGTTGCAAGTCGTAGATCTGCTAAGGTGAAGTGCCTGCAGTGGACGCCGCCAAGATTTGAGATTCTGCTGCTTCGACTGCTCTTACTCGTGGTTCGTGTCCCAGACGAATGTGAGCTTCCGTGGATTGGAAACCAGCCACCGATTCTAGATGATGCGTCATCTGTCCTACTTTTTGCCTGCTTCACAAAAACAAGACCGCCAACAAGGCCAAATACAACCAGTGAACCTAGAACAGAACCTATGATTGTGCCATGATTGCTCATCTTCGGTGTAGCAACAGAAGTTCCGTGTTTTAACTCGGCCTCGGTTTTAACCAGTTGTGGCACCGGATTCGGGCCCGCTAGATTTCCCTTCATATCGTTGAACTTAAAGATTTCGAGTCCGTTGAGGACAGAATCATAGTATTCAGGTTTCACTCCTATATTAGGTTGCAAAGATACCAACATTTGATCGTCACCAGTTCTACCATTGACATATACAGCAAAATCTTTGTATACCGGCACTCCTCTACCTTTAGCCCAAGCAATCACATCCACCACTTCCTCAGCCATTCGACTGTTAATAAATACACTAAACACCCTTTGATTCACCTTTTCAAAGTAAAACTCACAAAAATGTAGCCTCACAAGGTACGTGAAATTAACATCTATTCGAAAAACCCATGTGAGGTTATAGTTTTGGTTGATACTCGAATTAGGCCCCATGCTTCGTGCTGTTCTGTAGACGTTATATGGCGCAATGTACTTCAATTCGTCGTAAGGGTACTTGATACTTACATTGTTATCAGCCTCAGAAGTCACCCCAAAGGCGGCACCAAATATATAAGGAGAATCATCATACCAAGTCCGGTTTAAACCCGAGTCCTTACTTGCTGGAATGTACTGCCCACCAACGTTTAACCGATACATTGTCTGAAACGTGTGGTGTTCTGTCTCCATATTTTTATCTGAAAATCCAATCATCGACACGGGGTGGAAGATTTCCGGAATCGAAATGACCTCAACGCCATTGACAAAAGCAAAAGAGCCATTATATGTAGGAGATGGTGTGAAAGTGAGATCAAGAGCATTAGAATCAAGCCTTCTTAAAGCAAATTCTCTCACGATATAAGCCTGTGTGAGAGCTTGAGCTGTTATGGAAGCACTAAAATTGCTGAGCAGAGTGAAGCCACCTGCAGTAACCGAGAAAAACGAATTCGAGGGATCAAGATTCTTGTACCAAGATGGATAAAAGTGAAGCCTGATCCAGTGACGAAGCATGGGAGAAACTGGGAACCTATAAGTGGTTTTGGAATAAAAAATCCTTGCTGTCATGTAAGGAACTGTGGATGGCAATGAATGATCTTGGGATCGAGCCACGGCCGACGACGACGAAGATTCGTCCAGAGAAGCAAGAAATTTGTTGTCTTGGATCCATTTTCTGCCATTGGCGTCTGTGGCATCAGTTATGGCTCCACAAGCCAAGACAAATGAATCAGTATATGCAGATGAAGCATTGGTAGCCTTGTTTTGTGAATGAACTTGGCATAAGGCACAAGAAACTATTACGATGATCGAGAAAAAATTGCGGATTTTACGGTTCATCGCGTAATCGAGAATTATATATCTGTCAAGAAAACactcaaatgaagaagaaaacagAAAGACGTTAAGAGAATGATCCATTTTTCATGACTAAAAGTAACCGAAGATTAATTCAACTCGGGCATTAATTGCAATAACTCGAATGAACCATTTCTGAAAATATAGTAGCATTTGTATTTTGTCACAGAAATAAAGTAAATATATTCAAAACATCATAAATCACTTGATCTCTCCTCAAATGGATTAAACCAATTTAATCAGTGTTTtcaaatgaaaattcaaaagaaaaatatgtctcacaaaattgatttgcgatatcgtctcacaagagtttttgtataaaatataatagtAATGAGGACGGAAATTAACCTAGGAAACACGGAAGACAAAATTCTGAGGCATCGTTCCTTGGGGCTTTCTCCTTCAGTTGTTGGTTCCGACAAATATACTATGTAGTTCCGTGGTTTATAATTATGGGCCGGTGATGGAGAAGGAGCTTCTGATTTTGCACTCAAAAATGCCATTTGCAACCAAACAAAACCACACCACCTTTCATATTcataattttgtatttttttattactttCTTGTTTCACCTTACGCTGTTTCTCTAAGTATTTGTTCACTGAGATTTAATGATGTTTTTTTGTTGCATTAAATAAAAAGGGGTGTTTGGAATTTATGTTGCCTTAATGTTGGGTTTTTCTTTATTGCCACTTTATTGGGTAATTAAATTGTTAATGCTTGTTGAGTTAACAGAGACGTTCCGTAAGAATTGAATGAGGGAAATGAAATTAATGAACCGGAATTCGGTTGAGATATATCAAGGGATTTAAACTTGGTGGTGAGTTAAATATCACTCAATTTTTTTCTCAATTGAGTTTCTCTCTTGAACTTGGGATGCTTAGAAAGCTAGGATGGAATGTGTAACAAATGAAATAATGAGCTTTATGTACAGCAAACTTTTCAAATGCGAAAACCAGAtgtaaattcaaatttttcttgCCACCATTTGGATGACGTTCGCATTGGACGATAATGTTAACATAGGCATAATTTTTTTGCCCACAATTTTGGTCAAAAAACACATGTCCAAATCTTAACATAGGTTACCCATAGAAATTAAGTAAATTTACCTCGGCAAGATTTCCAACTTATGCCAATGACACTAAATATAAGAAATATGTTGATCCAAGTAGTCGATAACTCAACTTTCATAGCTCCTCTATTCATCAAAATTTCAATGGAAATCGAACTAACAAACAACAAAGATACAAATGGGCTTGGTTCAAACAAACATCGGACGAAGAACTTGCAACCCAAGAACAAAATACTATGTCCCAGTCCATTAGCCATCTCCTTTCACTTATTTGTTCATATTGTTATTTTATCGAACATTTAACTTAGGTAATTCAAACTCGATGTTCCTTGGTTATTGTTCCTTTATTTTCAACCAATAAATGTAATATTACACCTAAAACAGTTCCAAACTATACAATATTCGTAACATATATTCCACCCCAtaatttcaatttaatttataGATAGATCAAACACAACAATACCTCAAAACAacactattttaattatttccaTTCACAACAGCATGTTTCGTATCAATTTGCAACCTAgcagtaataataataataattgaaaaaatttatgtttCCTTAAACAAATATGAATCCACAAAGAAAACAGAGCAAATCAAATACAAGTTTGAAACAAAAACTAGACAAAACTTGTTCAAGTAATATACCAGGAAACATTTGAACATGAAATTGACTCGAAAATGTTTCCCCATCGTTACAATTACACTCATGCTTTGCTAACAACAGATAAAACCATCACCGAAAACCCATAACAAAGCGCCAAGAAATGTAAAACTAAAGAACgagaagaaaaaaagaagaagcaaaccacgtaaaaaaaaaaaaccacacGTACATGAAGCCGGAAATCGCCGTAGACCTTCGACCACGACCCATGCctccaaaacaaaacaaaaacgaAAGCAGACGAGAACTGCTTCCCGAATATGTATAATTTATAACTTATTAAAACCACTCCAAGAGTTgacttttttttcatttttcgtAACTGATTCAAACTAAAGATGCTTTGTATTTATGATGCACTAAGTGCAAGTTAAATTTGTTCTATTACAAAAAAACGGATGGAAAAGCGACGGTTTAACAATCGTTATAACACCGACGATTTTACATAAAACCGTCGCCTCACAAATGCAGCTGACGGTTtttagtttttaaaaaccgtcgctattatagcgacagtttaacaaaaactgtcgctaatattgCGACCATTAGAACAAACCCGTCGCCAACTTGGCGACGGGTTTGTTGACTTTCGccttatagcgacggttttatataaaccgtcgctatattaccGACAGTTTTTCAATTAATCATCGTCGACTAAAGTATACGACGGTTTAacaataaccgtcgctaatttagcgacTGTTAAACAAAAAATGTCGCTATTATTACGACTGTTAGAACAAACCCGTCGCCATTTTGTGCGACGGGTATTTTGACCATCGCCTTATAGCGACAGTTTTTGTTTAAcaaagcgacggttttttataaAACAGTCGTCTACTAAATTAAGCGACAGTTTAGCTAATTTGCGACTATAAGTGACGGTTTATTTATACTCGTCGCCAATAGCGACGGTTACGATCAAACCGTCGCCGATTAGATCGACGACGGTTATGATCAAACTGTCGCGATCTCATCGGCGACGGTTTGATCGACAACCGTCGTCAATATCGACGGtttgtcaaaaaccgtcgctatgtgtgtatatataccgAGGTTCGCGAACAAATTTTTCAGCGATTTTCGCCTTTCTT
This window contains:
- the LOC142519545 gene encoding receptor-like protein kinase ANXUR1 isoform X2, with the protein product MGRGRRSTAISGFIYIILDYAMNRKIRNFFSIIVIVSCALCQVHSQNKATNASSAYTDSFVLACGAITDATDANGRKWIQDNKFLASLDESSSSSAVARSQDHSLPSTVPYMTARIFYSKTTYRFPVSPMLRHWIRLHFYPSWYKNLDPSNSFFSVTAGGFTLLSNFSASITAQALTQAYIVREFALRRLDSNALDLTFTPSPTYNGSFAFVNGVEVISIPEIFHPVSMIGFSDKNMETEHHTFQTMYRLNVGGQYIPASKDSGLNRTWYDDSPYIFGAAFGVTSEADNNVSIKYPYDELKYIAPYNVYRTARSMGPNSSINQNYNLTWVFRIDVNFTYLVRLHFCEFYFEKVNQRVFSVFINSRMAEEVVDVIAWAKGRGVPVYKDFAVYVNGRTGDDQMLVSLQPNIGVKPEYYDSVLNGLEIFKFNDMKGNLAGPNPVPQLVKTEAELKHGTSVATPKMSNHGTIIGSVLGSLVVFGLVGGLVFVKQAKSRTDDASSRIGGWFPIHGSSHSSGTRTTSKSSRSSRISNLGGVHCRHFTLADLRLATDNFSESSVIGFGGFGKVYRGFINGNTKKVAIKRANPSSEQGVHEFLNEIELLSKLRHRHLVSLIGACEENDEMILVYDYMGNGTLREHLYNGENPPLTWRQRLDICIGAARGIHYLHTGARYTIIHRDVKSTNILLDEKWVAKVSDFGLSKTGPTLHQTHISTIVKGSFGYLDPEYFRRQQLTDKSDVYSFGVVLFEVLCGRPALNPNLPKEQVSLADWALSNHKRGTLEQIVDQHIRGEINLECLKHFAETAAKCLSDHGLDRPSMGSVLRNLEYCLQLRNNPDGPLVAAELKKANDPMQCMQDY
- the LOC142519545 gene encoding receptor-like protein kinase ANXUR1 isoform X1, with protein sequence MAFLSAKSEAPSPSPAHNYKPRNYIVYLSEPTTEGESPKERCLRILSSVFPRYIILDYAMNRKIRNFFSIIVIVSCALCQVHSQNKATNASSAYTDSFVLACGAITDATDANGRKWIQDNKFLASLDESSSSSAVARSQDHSLPSTVPYMTARIFYSKTTYRFPVSPMLRHWIRLHFYPSWYKNLDPSNSFFSVTAGGFTLLSNFSASITAQALTQAYIVREFALRRLDSNALDLTFTPSPTYNGSFAFVNGVEVISIPEIFHPVSMIGFSDKNMETEHHTFQTMYRLNVGGQYIPASKDSGLNRTWYDDSPYIFGAAFGVTSEADNNVSIKYPYDELKYIAPYNVYRTARSMGPNSSINQNYNLTWVFRIDVNFTYLVRLHFCEFYFEKVNQRVFSVFINSRMAEEVVDVIAWAKGRGVPVYKDFAVYVNGRTGDDQMLVSLQPNIGVKPEYYDSVLNGLEIFKFNDMKGNLAGPNPVPQLVKTEAELKHGTSVATPKMSNHGTIIGSVLGSLVVFGLVGGLVFVKQAKSRTDDASSRIGGWFPIHGSSHSSGTRTTSKSSRSSRISNLGGVHCRHFTLADLRLATDNFSESSVIGFGGFGKVYRGFINGNTKKVAIKRANPSSEQGVHEFLNEIELLSKLRHRHLVSLIGACEENDEMILVYDYMGNGTLREHLYNGENPPLTWRQRLDICIGAARGIHYLHTGARYTIIHRDVKSTNILLDEKWVAKVSDFGLSKTGPTLHQTHISTIVKGSFGYLDPEYFRRQQLTDKSDVYSFGVVLFEVLCGRPALNPNLPKEQVSLADWALSNHKRGTLEQIVDQHIRGEINLECLKHFAETAAKCLSDHGLDRPSMGSVLRNLEYCLQLRNNPDGPLVAAELKKANDPMQCMQDY